Proteins encoded by one window of Manis pentadactyla isolate mManPen7 chromosome X, mManPen7.hap1, whole genome shotgun sequence:
- the LOC130678823 gene encoding diphosphoinositol polyphosphate phosphohydrolase 3-beta codes for MKCKPNQTRTYDPEGFKKRAACLCFRSEREDEVLLVSSSRYPDRWIVPGGGMEPEEEPGGAAVREVYEEAGVKGKLGRLLGIFEQSQDRKHRTYVYVLTVTEILEDWEDSVSIGRKREWFKIEDAIKVLQCHKPVHAEYLEKLKLGGSPTNGNSVAPSLPESEP; via the coding sequence ATGAAGTGCAAGCCGAACCAGACGCGCACCTACGACCCGGAGGGCTTCAAGAAGCGGGCGGCGTGCCTGTGCTTCCGGAGCGAGCGCGAGGACGAGGTGCTGTTAGTGAGTAGCAGTCGGTACCCGGACCGCTGGATCGTGCCGGGTGGGGGCATGGAGCCCGAGGAGGAGCCAGGTGGTGCGGCGGTCCGCGAGGTGTACGAAGAGGCGGGAGTCAAAGGGAAGTTAGGCCGGCTCCTGGGCATTTTCGAGCAGAGCCAAGATCGCAAGCACAGAACGTACGTGTATGTACTGACTGTCACTGAGATTCTGGAGGACTGGGAAGATTCAGTTAGCATTGGGAGGAAGCGAGAGTGGTTCAAAATCGAAGATGCGATCAAGGTTCTCCAGTGCCACAAGCCCGTGCATGCCGAATATCTGGAAAAGCTAAAGCTGGGCGGTTCCCCAACCAATGGAAACTCCGTGGCCCCGTCCCTGCCGGAGAGCGAGCCCTAG